One region of Streptomyces rishiriensis genomic DNA includes:
- a CDS encoding DegT/DnrJ/EryC1/StrS family aminotransferase translates to MLRAAGVGVGDEVIVPAFGNVEVAGAVALAGALPVFADVDPVTYCLDPVAVEAAVTRRTAAVVVVHRFGRTADVGQLRGVGRRHGLLVWEQGESEASQDEIARRRERAAYLDGRLRGVRMPDGGDGHTYQQYVVRVPGNGRPDRDAFARALRAKGVECRVPVKIPLHRLPEFRRCASLPETELAADETLALPVDASLTKRDMQRIVTACNALGGLLQPAF, encoded by the coding sequence ATGCTCAGGGCCGCAGGCGTCGGAGTCGGTGACGAGGTCATCGTGCCGGCCTTCGGGAATGTGGAAGTCGCCGGAGCAGTGGCTCTGGCGGGTGCGCTTCCGGTGTTCGCCGATGTCGATCCCGTGACGTACTGCCTGGACCCGGTCGCCGTCGAAGCGGCCGTAACTCGGCGTACCGCAGCGGTTGTTGTCGTGCATCGCTTCGGCCGGACGGCGGATGTCGGGCAGTTGCGCGGTGTGGGGCGGCGGCATGGGCTGCTGGTGTGGGAACAGGGGGAGTCCGAGGCGTCGCAGGACGAGATCGCGCGGCGTCGGGAGCGGGCGGCCTACCTGGACGGGCGGTTGCGTGGGGTGCGGATGCCGGACGGCGGGGACGGACACACCTATCAGCAGTACGTCGTACGGGTGCCGGGGAACGGCCGGCCCGACCGGGATGCGTTCGCGCGGGCCTTGCGGGCAAAGGGAGTCGAGTGCCGGGTGCCGGTGAAGATTCCGCTGCACCGGCTGCCCGAGTTCAGGCGGTGCGCGTCGCTGCCGGAGACAGAGCTCGCGGCGGACGAGACCCTCGCGCTGCCGGTGGACGCCTCGTTGACCAAGCGGGACATGCAGCGCATCGTGACCGCCTGCAACGCGCTCGGCGGACTGCTTCAGCCCGCCTTCTGA